A part of Coregonus clupeaformis isolate EN_2021a unplaced genomic scaffold, ASM2061545v1 scaf1412, whole genome shotgun sequence genomic DNA contains:
- the LOC121558088 gene encoding uncharacterized protein LOC121558088, with translation MPKLTLIRLCFWLCLARTVVSGDDLYHKVGGELVLTPDKSTVTYPITSILWKHGKNKVAEWDKDFGGLEIYGAFKERTSLNLTTGISGLTKTDSGVYSVEFNGTLQDKTYKLSVIKAVPKPTISSFCNANKTSCTLTCEGNTTDAEPVTYNWKVGEGAWEVLDKQITVSKSNTGNSNSGSKYFCKMKNSAGEGEASEPVGQVFGPVAVPKPTITSSCNSNKTSCTLTCAGDTTDAEPVTYSWKVGEGAWEVIGKHLLVSKSDTGKSINSYKYICKLKKAVSVEVSEPVGDVFGPEPSEESVAGGVAGVVVVILVLVAIIIGMAGNNANSVKPVTKPEEGANNNTTTVISVGPGGSDKTTTDSSVGPGGNDKTKTDSSVGPGGNDKTTTDGSAGPGGNDKTKTDSSVGPGGNDKTKKDSSVGPGGNDKTKTDGSAGPGGNDKTKTDGSAGPGGKDETKMAGPGGDLNTAEKGEVKEEGSVLLNEDRVKYHNDNGEGAAEDNSVL, from the exons ATGATCTTTATCATAAAGTGGGAGGTGAGCTCGTGTTGACACCGGACAAGTCCACAGTGACTTACCCCATCACAAGCATCCTATGGAAGCATGGGAAGAACAAGGTGGCAGAGTGGGACAAGGATTTTGGTGGTCTGGAAATCTATGGTGCCTTCAAAGAGCGCACATCCCTGAACCTGACTACTGGAATCAGTGGATTGACAAAAACAGACAGTGGAGTTTATTCTGTGGAGTTCAACGGCACACTTCAAGACAAGACATATAAACTGTCTGTTATCA AGGCAGTCCCCAAACCCACAATCTCTTCTTTCTGTAACGCCAACAAAACCTCCTGCACTCTGACCTGTGAGGGCAACACCACTGATGCTGAACCTGTCACCTACAACTGGAAAGTGGGAGAGGGGGCGTGGGAGGTCTTAGACAAACAGATTACTGTCTCTAAGAGCAACACTGGCAATTCAAACAGCGGTTCCAAGTACTTCTGCAAGATGAAGAACTCTGCTGGAGAAGGGGAAGCCAGTGAGCCAGTTGGGCAGGTGTTTGGCCCAG TGGCAGTCCCCAAACCCACAATCACTTCTTCCTGTAACTCCAACAAAACCTCCTGCACTCTGACCTGTGCAGGCGACACCACTGATGCTGAACCAGTCACCTACAGCTGGAAAGTGGGAGAGGGGGCGTGGGAGGTCATAGGAAAACATCTGCTTGTCTCTAAAAGCGATACTGGCAAATCAATCAACAGTTACAAGTACATCTGCAAGCTGAAGAAAGCTGTTAGTGTAGAAGTCAGTGAGCCCGTTGGAGATGTGTTTGGCCCAG AGCCATCTGAAGAAAGTGTTGCTGGTGGTGTTGCTGGTGTTGTCGTCGTCATATTAGTACTTGTCGCCATCATAATAG GGATGGCTGGCAACAATGCCAACAGTGTTAAGCCGGTGACAAAACCTGAAGAAG GGGCCAATAATAACACTACAACGGTCATCAGCGTTGGACCAGGGGGCAGTGATAAGACTACAACGGACAGCAGCGTTGGACCAGGGGGCAATGATAAGACTAAAACGGACAGCAGCGTTGGACCAGGGGGCAATGATAAGACTACAACGGATGGCAGCGCTGGACCAGGGGGCAATGATAAGACTAAAACGGACAGCAGCGTTGGACCAGGGGGCAATGATAAGACTAAAAAGGACAGCAGCGTTGGACCAGGGGGCAATGATAAGACTAAAACGGATGGCAGCGCTGGACCAGGGGGCAATGATAAGACTAAAACGGATGGCAGCGCTGGACCAGGGGGCAAGGATGAGACTAAAATGGCTGGACCAGGGGGTGACCTAAACACAGCTGAAAAAGGAGAGGTGAAAGAAG AGGGGTCCGTGTTGCTGA